Proteins co-encoded in one Arachis stenosperma cultivar V10309 chromosome 7, arast.V10309.gnm1.PFL2, whole genome shotgun sequence genomic window:
- the LOC130939733 gene encoding uncharacterized protein LOC130939733: MVGIAYQAAHDTSEEAIANVIVSGFSGQLKGWWDNYLSDNQKHSIFSAIKVNDQNEPIISDDGEPIPDAVNTLIFTIASHFIGDPSLWKDRSAELLSNLRCKTLSDFRWYKDTFLTRVYTREDSQQPFWKEKFLVGLPKSLGDKVRDKIRSLTPDGIIPYDELSYGQLISFIQKVALKICQDDKIQRQLAHEKTQNRIDLGTFCEQFGLPACHLRKSKRPSNRKVFKLNREKNFRRFKKGHVSKYCRLKRKINNLNLDPQIEDQINNLMIESSDDNSGPESSDNNINNVQLDDVESSSDSDIKQINDNNED, from the exons ATGGTAGGAATAGCCTATCAAGCAGCCCATGATACCTCTGAAGAAGCTATAGCCAATGTTATTGTTTCCGGGTTTAGTGGTCAACTGAAGGGATGGTGGGATAACTACCTTTCCGATAACCAAAAACACTCAATCTTTTCTGCCATAAAAGTCAACGACCAGAACGAACCCATCATTAGTGACGATGGGGAACCTATCCCCGATGCTGTCAATACCTTAATTTTTACCATAGCAAGCCACTTCATTGGTGATCCATCTCTTTGGAAAGATCGTTCTGCGGAACTGCTTTCCAATCTTAGATGCAAAACTTTGTCTGACTTTCGATGGTATAAAGATACCTTTCTTACTAGGGTTTATACCAGAGAAGACAGTCAACAACCTTTCTGGAAAGAAAAATTCCTTGTTGGACTCCCCAAATCACTTGGAGATAAGGTAAGGGACAAAATTCGTAGCTTAACTCCAGACGGGATAATACCCTATGATGAGTTAAGTTATGGCCAACTCATTTCTTTTATCCAAAAGGTTGCCCTAAAGATTTGTCAAGATGATAAAATCCAAAGGCAACTTGCTCATGAGAAAACTCAAAATCGTATCGATTTGGGAACTTTCTGTGAACAATTTGGTCTTCCTGCTTGTCATCTAAGGAAATCTAAAAGACCTTCCAACAGAAAAGTCTTTAAACTCAACCGTGAAAAGAATTTCAGAAGATTCAAAAAAG GACATGTTAGCAAATATTGTCGGTTAAAAAGAAAGATTAATAATCTGAACCTTGATCCTCAGATTGAGGATCAGATTAATAATCTTATGATTGAAAGTTCAGATGATAACTCTGGACCAGAATCTTCTGATAATAATATCAACAATGTACAACTTGATGATGTTGAGTCATCCTCTGATTCAGATATCAAgcaaattaat GATAATAACGAAGattaa